One Flagellimonas sp. CMM7 genomic region harbors:
- the hisH gene encoding imidazole glycerol phosphate synthase subunit HisH, producing the protein MKIVIINYGAGNIQSIKFAVQRLGYDAILSDNVEEIQNADKVIFPGVGEASSAMLKLQASGLEKTITMLKQPVLGICLGMQLMCNFSEEGDTQGLGIFDLNVIKFPKSVKVPQIGWNQISNLKSDLFKNIPENSHIYLVHSYHAPIGDETIAESEYAFAYSAALQKDNFYGTQFHPEKSSDVGAQILKNFLEL; encoded by the coding sequence ATGAAAATAGTAATAATCAATTATGGTGCGGGGAATATTCAGAGTATCAAATTTGCCGTACAACGTTTGGGCTATGATGCTATTTTAAGTGATAATGTTGAGGAAATTCAAAATGCGGATAAAGTTATTTTTCCGGGAGTAGGCGAGGCAAGTTCTGCCATGTTGAAACTACAGGCTAGTGGCTTAGAAAAGACGATAACAATGCTAAAGCAACCTGTGTTGGGCATTTGTTTGGGAATGCAACTAATGTGTAATTTTTCTGAAGAAGGTGACACGCAAGGGCTGGGGATTTTCGATTTGAACGTAATAAAGTTTCCAAAATCTGTTAAAGTGCCTCAAATAGGATGGAATCAAATAAGTAATTTGAAATCGGATTTGTTTAAAAACATTCCAGAAAACTCCCATATCTATTTGGTGCACAGTTATCATGCGCCAATTGGTGATGAAACAATTGCAGAATCAGAATATGCCTTCGCATATAGTGCAGCTTTGCAGAAAGACAATTTTTATGGAACACAATTCCACCCTGAAAAAAGTAGTGACGTAGGAGCACAGATTTTGAAAAACTTTTTAGAACTATAA
- a CDS encoding magnesium chelatase, translated as MKLDHNKIKTLGQLKASGYESKGIKDELRENLLEKIANGEETFHGVWGYENSVIPELERAILSRHNINLLGLRGQAKTRLARLMVQLLDEWIPVIEGSEVHDDPFQPISRFATELIKEKGEETPISWIHRDERFYEKLATPDVTVADLIGDIDPIKAANLKLSYADDRVIHFGMIPRANRCIFVINELPDLQARIQVALFNILQEGDIQIRGFKLRLALDLQFVFTANPEDYTNRGSIVTPLKDRIGSQILTHYPENITIAKKITKQEAQLDKRQSENIYVPDIAMDVLEQISFEARKSEYVDAKSGVSARMSITAFENLLSTAERRMMKSNEKNTTVRLSDFMGVIPSITGKIELVYEGEQEGAGSVAEILVEDAIKSLFPNYFPEISKLERKDAETAYDDLIHWFFDGEGFELLDEDSDKEYRTKLDVVVPLNDLLAKHQPEVSKEDSYFIKELLLWGLVAHKKLSKQRFTQGYQFKDLYGSYIRGL; from the coding sequence ATGAAGCTAGATCACAATAAAATAAAAACCCTTGGGCAATTAAAAGCTTCTGGGTACGAGAGCAAAGGAATTAAGGATGAATTGCGAGAAAATCTATTAGAGAAAATCGCTAACGGAGAAGAAACTTTTCATGGAGTTTGGGGTTATGAAAATTCAGTAATACCGGAATTGGAGCGTGCCATTTTATCTCGGCACAATATCAATCTACTAGGGCTTCGTGGGCAGGCAAAGACTAGATTGGCTAGATTAATGGTGCAGTTATTGGATGAATGGATTCCAGTTATTGAAGGTTCTGAAGTCCATGATGATCCTTTTCAGCCAATTTCAAGATTTGCTACGGAGCTTATTAAGGAAAAAGGAGAAGAAACCCCTATCAGTTGGATTCATAGGGACGAACGATTCTATGAAAAATTGGCCACACCAGATGTTACTGTTGCTGATTTAATAGGGGACATAGATCCTATAAAGGCGGCAAACCTAAAACTTTCGTATGCGGATGATAGGGTCATCCATTTTGGAATGATACCAAGAGCAAACCGCTGCATTTTTGTTATAAATGAATTACCTGACCTTCAAGCAAGAATTCAAGTAGCGCTATTTAACATATTGCAAGAAGGTGATATACAAATTAGAGGTTTTAAATTAAGACTAGCTTTGGATCTACAATTTGTGTTCACCGCAAACCCAGAAGATTATACCAACAGAGGTAGTATAGTAACTCCATTGAAAGATAGAATTGGCTCCCAGATACTCACCCATTATCCTGAAAATATTACGATTGCCAAAAAAATAACAAAACAGGAGGCACAATTGGATAAAAGGCAATCAGAAAATATTTATGTTCCAGATATTGCAATGGATGTTTTGGAACAAATCAGTTTTGAGGCGCGCAAAAGTGAATATGTAGATGCAAAAAGTGGCGTGAGTGCACGAATGAGTATAACCGCTTTTGAGAATTTACTGAGTACTGCGGAACGACGAATGATGAAGTCGAATGAAAAGAACACTACCGTTCGTTTAAGTGATTTTATGGGGGTAATCCCATCTATAACCGGTAAGATTGAATTGGTTTACGAAGGAGAGCAAGAAGGTGCTGGGTCAGTAGCGGAAATACTTGTTGAAGACGCCATAAAATCTTTATTTCCTAATTACTTTCCAGAAATTTCCAAATTAGAACGTAAAGATGCTGAAACAGCCTATGATGATTTGATCCATTGGTTTTTTGATGGAGAAGGCTTTGAATTATTGGATGAAGATTCCGATAAAGAGTATCGTACAAAGTTAGATGTAGTGGTTCCTTTGAATGACCTGTTAGCGAAACACCAGCCAGAAGTTTCAAAAGAAGATTCTTATTTTATAAAGGAATTGTTGCTTTGGGGATTGGTTGCCCATAAGAAGCTCAGTAAACAAAGGTTTACGCAAGGATATCAGTTTAAGGACTTGTATGGAAGCTACATTAGAGGCTTGTAA
- a CDS encoding DUF1853 family protein: protein MFVAMEQELCFGFYHTPPLWTNEQFGIQQFEFPPLQLGDFESNSINERLRLGHQMESVFEQLISFSEDWEIIAKNALVDRNRIRLGELDFIARNSETNQVYHIELAYKFYIVNPTISEPIHRLMGPNKRDMFFTKLDKLKEKQFPLLYAPELNDTLQKLQVKPYAVKQQACFKSQLFIPFEDTSVPIRPLNKNCVEGKWIRFNDFNSERFTASEYYIPFKREWVITPSLNRKYVTHYLTLLEVNLRMLKESAPMLWMKKSDGTVEKLFVVWW from the coding sequence ATGTTTGTAGCAATGGAACAAGAATTATGTTTTGGCTTTTACCATACGCCACCACTTTGGACGAATGAACAATTTGGCATTCAACAATTTGAATTTCCACCGCTGCAATTAGGAGATTTTGAGTCGAATTCCATCAATGAACGTTTACGGCTCGGCCACCAAATGGAATCTGTTTTTGAACAACTTATCTCATTTTCTGAAGACTGGGAGATCATAGCAAAAAATGCCTTGGTTGATAGGAATAGAATTAGATTGGGTGAGCTCGATTTTATTGCTAGAAACAGCGAAACCAATCAAGTTTACCATATAGAATTGGCCTACAAATTTTACATTGTCAATCCAACAATATCAGAACCTATTCATCGTTTAATGGGACCCAACAAACGGGATATGTTCTTTACCAAATTGGATAAGCTAAAGGAAAAACAATTCCCATTGTTATATGCTCCAGAGCTGAATGATACGTTGCAAAAATTACAAGTAAAACCGTATGCGGTTAAACAGCAAGCTTGCTTTAAATCCCAACTTTTTATTCCTTTTGAAGATACTTCTGTTCCCATACGACCATTAAACAAAAATTGTGTAGAAGGCAAATGGATTCGGTTTAATGATTTTAATTCTGAAAGGTTTACGGCATCTGAATATTATATTCCTTTTAAAAGAGAATGGGTAATAACACCAAGTTTAAATAGAAAGTATGTCACTCATTATCTAACGCTTCTAGAAGTGAACTTACGAATGCTAAAAGAAAGTGCTCCCATGCTTTGGATGAAAAAATCTGATGGCACTGTTGAAAAACTATTTGTTGTCTGGTGGTAA
- a CDS encoding alpha/beta hydrolase translates to MQNWLYILLIVLSVYILISVLLYFLQDYFLFKPEKLSKDFQFYYDNQEIEEYNVETRDGATINRLRFKAENPKGIVFYLKGNSKSIKGWGKFAVDFTRHGYDVIMVDYRGFGKSTGRRTQKAVKRDMQVIYNKLKEKVSEKYIILYGRSMGSGFAAKLASMNNPRMLILDAPYYSLSKVAKKYIPFMPLSLLIKFPMPTHKWMKYVNCPIHIIHGTDDRLIPYKTSVKLSKIKPELTKLYTVIGGGHKNLNTFESYHKMLTEIITTRPQKVNLEGSSINVKHSSKRANAKA, encoded by the coding sequence ATGCAAAACTGGCTTTATATTTTACTGATTGTACTTTCAGTTTATATTTTGATAAGCGTTTTGCTCTATTTCCTACAAGACTACTTCTTATTTAAACCTGAAAAACTTTCTAAGGATTTTCAATTTTACTATGACAATCAAGAAATAGAGGAATATAATGTAGAAACGAGAGATGGAGCCACAATCAATAGATTACGTTTTAAAGCGGAAAATCCTAAAGGGATTGTGTTTTATTTAAAGGGAAATTCCAAAAGTATTAAAGGATGGGGAAAGTTTGCCGTTGACTTTACAAGACATGGCTATGATGTAATCATGGTAGATTATCGCGGTTTTGGAAAGAGTACGGGCAGAAGAACCCAAAAGGCCGTAAAAAGGGATATGCAAGTAATCTACAACAAGCTTAAGGAAAAAGTTTCTGAAAAGTACATTATTCTCTATGGGCGGTCTATGGGTTCGGGGTTTGCAGCAAAACTGGCTTCTATGAATAACCCCAGAATGTTGATATTGGATGCGCCGTATTATAGTTTAAGTAAAGTAGCTAAAAAATACATCCCTTTTATGCCGTTGTCGTTGCTTATAAAATTTCCTATGCCAACTCATAAATGGATGAAGTACGTAAACTGCCCCATTCACATTATCCATGGGACAGATGATAGGTTGATACCCTACAAAACAAGTGTGAAATTATCTAAAATTAAACCAGAACTAACAAAACTTTATACCGTAATAGGAGGGGGGCACAAGAATTTGAATACTTTTGAGTCATACCATAAAATGCTAACAGAAATCATTACTACGCGTCCTCAGAAAGTAAATCTAGAAGGTTCAAGTATTAATGTAAAACATTCATCAAAACGCGCCAATGCAAAAGCTTAA
- a CDS encoding GIY-YIG nuclease family protein, whose protein sequence is MQQSFVYIMTNKYRTTFYIGVTSDLSRRVIEHKLGEGSKFTKKYNLTDLVYFKTFLDINQAIAREKQLKNWRHDWKLNLIKEHNPSLETLDY, encoded by the coding sequence ATGCAACAGAGTTTTGTTTATATAATGACTAATAAGTATAGAACAACTTTTTACATTGGCGTTACTTCTGACTTGTCCCGAAGGGTTATTGAGCATAAATTGGGAGAAGGGTCAAAATTCACTAAGAAGTATAATTTAACTGATTTAGTCTATTTTAAAACATTTTTGGATATTAATCAAGCAATTGCTCGCGAGAAACAATTGAAGAATTGGCGTCACGATTGGAAATTGAATTTAATCAAGGAACATAACCCATCTTTGGAAACATTGGATTACTAA
- a CDS encoding HisA/HisF-related TIM barrel protein, giving the protein MRIIPAIDIIDGKCVRLSKGDYDTKKVYNENPLEVAMQFEAHGIEHLHLVDLDGAKSKHIVNHKVLESIATKTNLKIDFGGGLKTDEDLHIAFESGANQITGGSIAVKNKQTFLGWLVKYGAAKIILGADAKDEKVSISGWLEDSDKELIPFIQSYQKKGVKYIICTDISKDGMLEGPSFDLYKKILSKTMKIETSVTGSGVEDTEVVGINLIASGGISSFEELPKLAEIGCEGTIIGKAIYENRISLKQLEHYILENG; this is encoded by the coding sequence ATGCGAATAATTCCAGCAATAGATATTATTGACGGTAAGTGTGTCAGGTTATCAAAAGGCGATTATGACACCAAAAAGGTATACAATGAAAATCCATTGGAAGTTGCCATGCAATTCGAGGCTCATGGAATAGAGCATTTGCATTTGGTTGATTTGGATGGTGCAAAATCTAAACACATTGTCAACCATAAAGTGTTGGAAAGTATCGCAACCAAAACGAATTTGAAAATTGATTTTGGCGGTGGATTAAAAACCGATGAAGATTTACATATTGCTTTTGAAAGCGGAGCAAATCAAATTACGGGAGGCAGCATTGCGGTAAAGAATAAACAAACCTTTTTGGGCTGGTTGGTAAAGTATGGGGCGGCAAAAATTATATTGGGTGCTGATGCCAAAGATGAAAAAGTATCGATTTCAGGATGGCTGGAAGACTCTGATAAAGAGTTAATTCCATTTATTCAATCCTATCAAAAAAAAGGAGTTAAATACATTATTTGTACAGATATCAGTAAAGATGGAATGTTGGAAGGCCCATCATTTGACCTTTATAAAAAGATTTTGTCCAAGACTATGAAAATTGAAACTTCGGTGACCGGAAGTGGAGTTGAAGATACAGAAGTTGTTGGCATCAATTTGATTGCCAGCGGAGGTATTTCTAGTTTTGAAGAATTGCCAAAGCTCGCGGAAATTGGCTGTGAAGGAACCATTATAGGCAAAGCCATTTATGAAAACAGAATAAGTTTGAAGCAGTTGGAACACTATATTTTGGAAAATGGATAA
- a CDS encoding DinB family protein gives MDKQLRNELVINANYRMDESLRMIKICLDKLSENVIWQKPNETTNSIGNLILHLCGNITQYGIASLRGLEDNRNRGEEFSILSGYAKDELFQKLVDTVETAKKTISEVSTEELLKKRLVQGFEFSGIGNIVHIVEHLSYHTGQIALWTKILNNQDLGFYDGVDLTVKNE, from the coding sequence ATGGATAAGCAACTACGAAATGAGTTAGTCATCAATGCCAATTATCGGATGGATGAGAGTTTAAGAATGATAAAAATTTGCTTGGACAAATTATCAGAAAATGTCATATGGCAGAAACCTAACGAAACAACAAATAGTATTGGGAATTTAATCTTGCATTTATGTGGTAATATTACCCAATACGGGATTGCTTCGCTCAGGGGTTTAGAGGACAATCGCAATAGGGGTGAGGAGTTTTCCATACTTTCTGGATACGCAAAGGATGAACTTTTTCAAAAGCTTGTTGACACTGTAGAGACTGCAAAAAAGACCATTTCGGAAGTTTCTACAGAAGAGCTACTGAAGAAAAGGTTGGTTCAAGGATTTGAATTTTCAGGTATAGGTAATATTGTTCACATTGTTGAGCATTTGTCCTACCATACAGGACAAATAGCTTTGTGGACCAAAATTTTGAATAACCAAGATCTAGGATTTTATGATGGAGTAGATCTCACTGTGAAAAATGAATAA
- the hisIE gene encoding bifunctional phosphoribosyl-AMP cyclohydrolase/phosphoribosyl-ATP diphosphatase HisIE: protein MKVDFTKNTDGLVPVIVQDAQTKNVLMLGYMNQEALTVTQATKKVTFFSRSKNRLWTKGEESGNFLRLVSIKNDCDHDALLVTVNPEGPTCHKGTDTCWAEENAQGYGFLSTLEDIITSRKENAENPDSYVASLFKKGINKIAQKVGEEAVETVIEAKDNNDDLFLNESADLLFHYLILLQAKGYKLNDIEKVLIDRHK, encoded by the coding sequence ATGAAAGTAGACTTCACCAAAAATACAGATGGATTGGTTCCAGTAATTGTCCAAGATGCTCAAACAAAGAATGTCTTAATGTTAGGATATATGAATCAAGAAGCACTAACAGTAACTCAAGCTACCAAAAAAGTGACCTTCTTTAGTCGAAGTAAAAATCGGCTTTGGACAAAAGGGGAGGAGAGTGGAAACTTCTTAAGACTTGTAAGCATAAAAAACGATTGTGATCATGATGCTTTGCTCGTAACCGTGAATCCAGAAGGCCCAACGTGCCATAAAGGAACAGATACTTGTTGGGCAGAAGAAAATGCTCAAGGGTATGGGTTTCTTTCCACTTTAGAAGATATTATCACATCCCGTAAAGAAAATGCTGAAAACCCTGATAGCTATGTAGCGTCACTATTTAAGAAAGGAATAAACAAAATAGCTCAAAAAGTTGGGGAAGAAGCGGTGGAGACGGTTATTGAGGCTAAGGACAACAATGATGATCTTTTTCTAAATGAAAGTGCGGATCTATTGTTTCACTATCTGATTTTATTACAAGCTAAAGGATATAAGCTGAACGATATTGAAAAAGTTTTAATCGATAGGCACAAGTAG
- a CDS encoding VWA domain-containing protein has translation MAMNTRKGFRFTTYEAPEQTPFEKLFEIFQELVTHTSGDVEEALDWLRELDKEYELTDEDYTIDDFIEDLKAKGFIREEFDTDAEQGEGEEGDGGGSLSITAKLERALRKKALEQIFGKLKRSGSGNHKTGKSGRGDEHTGEFREYRFGDSLEHISMTESLKNAQINHGLDSFSLSEEDLVVEDTQYKAQMSTVLMIDISHSMILYGEDRITPAKKVAMALAELITTRYPKDTLDILVFGNDAWPIPIKDLPYLKVGPYHTNTVAGLQLAMDMLRRKRNTNKQIFMITDGKPSCLRLPNGDYYKNSVGLDDYIVEKCYAMAQQARKLHIPITTFMIAQDPYLMQFVREFTQANKGKAFYTGLKGLGEMIFEDYEQNRRKRIKG, from the coding sequence ATGGCTATGAATACAAGAAAGGGATTTCGATTTACTACGTACGAAGCCCCTGAGCAAACTCCCTTTGAAAAGCTTTTTGAGATTTTTCAGGAATTGGTTACGCATACTTCTGGAGATGTGGAAGAGGCCCTCGATTGGCTTCGCGAATTGGACAAGGAATATGAGCTTACCGATGAAGATTATACTATTGATGATTTTATAGAGGATTTAAAGGCCAAAGGTTTTATCCGCGAAGAGTTTGATACAGATGCCGAGCAAGGAGAAGGAGAAGAAGGTGATGGCGGTGGAAGTCTGTCCATTACCGCCAAATTGGAACGTGCCTTACGTAAAAAGGCCTTAGAGCAAATTTTTGGTAAGTTAAAAAGAAGTGGTTCTGGAAATCATAAAACGGGAAAGTCTGGCAGGGGAGATGAGCATACAGGTGAGTTTAGAGAATATCGTTTTGGAGATTCGTTGGAACATATTTCTATGACCGAAAGTCTTAAAAATGCCCAGATTAATCATGGTCTGGATAGTTTTTCGCTGAGCGAAGAAGATTTGGTTGTAGAAGATACACAGTACAAAGCTCAAATGAGTACTGTATTGATGATTGATATTAGCCATAGTATGATTTTATATGGAGAAGACAGAATAACTCCGGCCAAAAAAGTGGCTATGGCACTTGCAGAGTTAATCACAACCCGATATCCTAAGGACACCCTGGATATTTTGGTCTTTGGGAATGATGCCTGGCCTATTCCAATAAAAGATTTGCCTTATTTAAAAGTGGGTCCTTACCATACCAATACCGTTGCTGGTCTTCAGTTGGCCATGGACATGCTCAGAAGAAAGCGGAATACCAACAAGCAAATTTTCATGATTACCGATGGAAAACCATCTTGTTTAAGGCTTCCTAATGGCGATTATTATAAAAATAGTGTTGGACTAGATGATTATATAGTAGAGAAGTGCTATGCCATGGCCCAACAGGCCAGAAAGCTGCACATTCCCATAACTACGTTTATGATTGCGCAGGACCCGTATCTCATGCAGTTTGTGCGAGAATTTACCCAAGCCAATAAAGGGAAAGCATTTTACACTGGATTAAAGGGGCTTGGTGAAATGATTTTTGAGGATTATGAACAAAATAGAAGAAAAAGAATTAAAGGATAG
- the hisB gene encoding bifunctional histidinol-phosphatase/imidazoleglycerol-phosphate dehydratase HisB, producing MAKKVLFIDRDGTIIRETADEQIDAFEKMIFYPKVFTYLGKIAKELDYELVMITNQDGLGTDIFPEETFWPVHNFIMKSFENEGVVFNEVFIDRTFPKDNADTRKPGTGLLTQYFTEHYDLKNSFVLGDRLTDMELAKNLGAKGIFINDDTNLGTGEITVKREELDAHIALESNDWEKIYEYLKLENRTAEISRKTNETDIQIQLNLDGTGKSNIDTGLAFFDHMLDQLARHGQMDLEIKVDGDLQVDEHHTIEDTAIALGEVFSNALGDKLGIERYGFSLPMDDCLAQVAIDFGGRNWLVWDADFKREKVGDMPTEMFQHFFKSFTDGAKANLNIKVEGTNEHHKIEAIFKAFAKSIKMAVKRDVEKMVLPSTKGVL from the coding sequence ATGGCCAAAAAAGTACTTTTTATAGATAGGGACGGAACCATCATCAGAGAGACAGCTGATGAGCAAATAGATGCATTTGAAAAAATGATTTTCTACCCAAAAGTATTCACCTACTTAGGTAAAATTGCCAAAGAGCTGGATTACGAATTGGTTATGATTACCAATCAGGACGGTCTGGGCACGGACATTTTTCCTGAGGAAACTTTTTGGCCTGTGCACAATTTCATTATGAAATCCTTTGAAAATGAGGGAGTAGTTTTTAATGAAGTTTTTATAGACAGGACGTTTCCCAAAGATAATGCAGATACAAGAAAACCTGGCACGGGGCTGCTGACGCAATACTTTACAGAACATTATGATTTAAAGAATTCTTTTGTTCTTGGGGATAGGCTTACGGATATGGAACTGGCCAAAAATCTAGGAGCAAAAGGTATCTTCATTAATGACGACACCAACTTGGGGACTGGGGAAATTACAGTGAAACGCGAAGAATTGGATGCTCATATAGCTTTAGAAAGTAACGATTGGGAGAAAATCTATGAATATTTGAAATTGGAAAATAGGACTGCAGAGATTTCCAGAAAAACCAATGAAACTGATATCCAAATTCAACTAAATCTAGATGGGACTGGAAAAAGCAATATAGATACTGGCTTAGCATTTTTTGATCATATGTTAGATCAATTGGCAAGACATGGTCAAATGGATTTGGAAATAAAAGTTGACGGTGATTTGCAAGTAGACGAACATCACACCATTGAAGACACCGCAATTGCTCTTGGAGAAGTGTTTTCAAATGCTCTTGGAGATAAACTGGGCATAGAACGTTATGGTTTCTCTTTGCCAATGGATGATTGCTTGGCCCAAGTTGCTATAGACTTTGGCGGACGTAATTGGTTGGTTTGGGATGCGGATTTCAAACGTGAAAAAGTAGGGGACATGCCAACCGAAATGTTTCAACACTTTTTTAAGTCATTTACAGACGGCGCTAAGGCCAACCTAAATATAAAAGTGGAAGGAACAAACGAGCACCACAAAATTGAAGCAATTTTTAAGGCATTTGCCAAATCAATTAAAATGGCGGTAAAGCGGGATGTTGAAAAGATGGTATTACCATCTACTAAAGGAGTGCTATAG
- a CDS encoding GNAT family N-acetyltransferase, which translates to MSADFYISTEKSKMDVPLIHRYLSEESYWAKGRSEELVVKSMENALCFGVFAKDGRQVAFARIATDFVVFAWLMDVFVVEQYQGKGIGKMLLDYIFNYPELQNVNGMGLRTNDAHSLYTTYGFESIPNPETWMFKKKN; encoded by the coding sequence ATGAGTGCTGATTTTTATATATCGACTGAGAAATCAAAAATGGATGTTCCATTGATTCATAGATATCTTTCTGAAGAATCTTATTGGGCCAAAGGAAGAAGTGAGGAGTTGGTGGTTAAATCGATGGAGAATGCGCTGTGTTTTGGTGTTTTTGCCAAAGATGGGAGACAGGTTGCATTTGCACGTATTGCAACGGACTTTGTGGTTTTTGCTTGGTTAATGGATGTATTTGTGGTAGAACAGTATCAAGGAAAAGGAATCGGAAAAATGCTTTTGGATTATATTTTTAATTACCCGGAATTACAAAATGTAAATGGAATGGGATTACGCACCAATGATGCCCACTCACTTTATACGACTTATGGTTTTGAATCCATTCCCAATCCTGAAACATGGATGTTTAAAAAGAAGAACTAA
- a CDS encoding alpha/beta hydrolase, whose product MQKLKRFGLLLLTILSFSILMLYLLQEKLIFLPTQLPADYEYSFNSGFEEVFLDTADGARLNAIHFKIENPKGLILYFHGNAGDLSRWGQIGSSFVDLKYDVLIMDYRSYGKSTGKLSENALYEDAQLFYEYALNTYDEEKITVYGRSLGASIATHLASNNNPAKLILETPFYSLLDVAEDRFPFLPIKQVLKYKMASYKYIQNIKAPIRIFHGTADNVVSYESGKKLFDVIPNTNKKMYTIENGNHNNLNEFRVYREGIKLELQ is encoded by the coding sequence ATGCAAAAGCTTAAACGTTTTGGTCTTCTTCTTCTAACCATTTTATCTTTTTCAATTCTGATGCTTTACCTTCTTCAAGAAAAACTCATTTTTTTACCCACACAACTCCCTGCTGATTATGAATATTCATTCAATTCAGGGTTTGAAGAAGTCTTTTTAGATACCGCTGATGGAGCTCGACTGAATGCTATTCATTTCAAAATAGAAAACCCAAAAGGATTAATATTATATTTTCATGGTAACGCTGGAGATTTGTCCAGATGGGGGCAGATTGGATCATCCTTTGTTGATTTGAAGTATGATGTTCTTATAATGGATTATAGAAGTTATGGTAAAAGTACCGGAAAACTTAGTGAAAATGCACTGTATGAAGATGCCCAATTGTTCTACGAATATGCATTGAACACCTATGATGAAGAAAAAATCACAGTTTATGGTCGTTCTTTAGGAGCAAGTATTGCAACACATTTAGCTTCCAACAACAATCCTGCAAAACTTATATTGGAAACTCCTTTTTATAGTTTGCTTGATGTGGCTGAAGACCGTTTTCCCTTTTTACCCATAAAACAGGTTTTAAAGTATAAAATGGCCTCTTATAAATACATCCAGAACATAAAGGCTCCAATTCGCATTTTTCACGGTACCGCTGACAATGTAGTTTCTTATGAATCAGGAAAAAAGCTCTTTGATGTCATTCCCAATACAAACAAAAAAATGTATACCATTGAAAACGGTAATCACAATAACTTGAATGAATTTAGGGTGTACAGAGAAGGTATCAAGTTAGAACTGCAATAG
- the hisF gene encoding imidazole glycerol phosphate synthase subunit HisF, with protein MLTKRIIPCLDIKNGRTVKGINFVDLRDAGDPVELAEIYAQEGADELVFLDISATEERRKTLADLVYHVAEKVNIPFTVGGGISSVADVDMLLQNGADKVSINSSAVKRPELINELVAKFGSQCIVVAIDAKQIDGSWKVHLVGGKVPTEIDLFEWAKEVEERGAGEILFTSMDHDGTKNGFANKALAKLSDMVNIPIIASGGAGAVSHFTDTFIDGKADAALAASIFHFKEIEIKDLKKELKKEGIPIRI; from the coding sequence ATGCTAACAAAAAGAATAATCCCTTGTTTGGACATTAAAAACGGACGTACTGTAAAAGGAATCAATTTTGTTGATTTGCGTGACGCTGGTGACCCTGTTGAACTTGCAGAAATCTATGCTCAAGAAGGAGCGGATGAGCTAGTGTTCTTGGATATTTCGGCTACAGAAGAGCGACGAAAAACCTTGGCAGATTTGGTATATCACGTTGCAGAAAAGGTGAATATACCCTTTACTGTTGGAGGGGGAATCTCATCTGTTGCCGATGTTGATATGCTGCTTCAAAATGGGGCAGATAAGGTCTCCATTAATTCTTCTGCGGTAAAAAGACCTGAGTTGATCAACGAGCTAGTGGCTAAGTTTGGTTCGCAGTGCATCGTGGTTGCTATTGATGCCAAACAAATCGATGGAAGCTGGAAAGTGCATTTGGTTGGCGGAAAAGTACCTACTGAAATTGATTTGTTTGAATGGGCCAAGGAAGTTGAAGAACGTGGGGCAGGGGAGATATTATTTACTTCAATGGATCATGATGGAACAAAAAATGGATTTGCAAACAAAGCTTTGGCTAAATTGTCAGATATGGTCAATATTCCAATTATTGCTTCAGGCGGAGCAGGAGCTGTCTCACATTTTACAGATACCTTTATTGATGGAAAAGCCGACGCTGCATTGGCAGCGAGTATTTTTCATTTTAAGGAAATCGAAATAAAAGATTTAAAAAAAGAACTAAAGAAAGAGGGAATCCCTATTAGAATATGA